Proteins encoded together in one Cervus canadensis isolate Bull #8, Minnesota chromosome 7, ASM1932006v1, whole genome shotgun sequence window:
- the GMNC gene encoding geminin coiled-coil domain-containing protein 1, with protein MSPDPRHQPDSLAPNQRAALVTGSSCRLELASPSSSPQSHLKLPPAYPKIKSGLSFLSAFFQGKMNTVLPCQDQYFVGGQSYNCPYSATTSESSVDVSTETWVSFWAAGLLDNREPQQAPQTQEPSGDSNFPVPNLCSWEEAQLSSQLYRNKQLQDTLVQKEEELARLHEENNHLRQYLNSALVKCLEEKAKKLLSSDEFSKACRKFRKGKRKPKEQIYFPPEIPHHKNAKRSLASEFANCGQHGPPVDPWVLQTLGLKDLNTIDDTSSANYSAPSSHARQTTSTFPQFLDEAIDYPNAPGEDLPIDYGGDRTTPSQGTASHSEDFHFLSQLSNPPGGLQTLPFYTSDVSPNKTEMAFSTSLSPHCNVKTHSFHQGQAFVRRDEEGGWKFTWVPKQS; from the exons ATGTCTCCTGACCCACGTCACCAGCCTGACAGCCTCGCACCAAATCAGAGGGCGGCGCTCGTCACCGGGAGCTCCTGCAGATTAGAACTCGCCTCTCCTAGCTCCTCCCCTCAGTCCCATTTAAAGCTCCCACCCGCTTATCCGAAAATTAAGAGTGGGCTGAGTTTCCTCAGCGCCTTCTTCCAGGGCAAGATG AACACCGTTCTGCCTTGCCAAGACCAGTACTTTGTAGGAGGCCAGAGCTATAATTGTCCGTATTCCGCTACAACGTCAGAATCTAGTGTTGACGTTTCCACGGAGACTTGGGTCTCTTTCTGGGCTGCTGGTCTCCTGGACAACAGAGAGCCCCAACAGGCACCACAGACACAGG AACCATCAGGTGACTCGAATTTCCCTGTTCCTAATTTGTGTTCATGGGAAGAGGCTCAGCTTTCCTCTCAGCTCTACAGGAATAAGCAG CTCCAAGATACTCTGGTACAGAAGGAAGAAGAACTTGCTAGGTTACATGAAGAGAATAATCATCTCAGACAATACCTGAATTCTGCTCTAGTTAAATGTCTTGAGGAAAAAGCCAAG AAATTGCTGTCATCAGATGAGTTCTCCAAAGCATGTAGAAAATTCAGAAAGGGGAAGAGGAAACCCAAAGAGCAAATATATTTTCCTCCTGAGATTCCCCATCATAAAAATGCCAAGAGAAGCCTTGCTAGTGAATTTGCTAACTGTGGACAACATGGACCCCCTGTGGATCCCTGGGTTCTTCAGACACTGGGGTTAAAAGACCTCAACACCATTGATGACACCTCATCAGCTAACTACAGTGCCCCCTCGTCTCATGCCAGACAGACCACTAGCACATTTCCCCAGTTTCTGGATGAGGCAATTGATTATCCCAATGCCCCTGGGGAAGATCTGCCAATTGACTATGGAGGTGATAGAACAACCCCCTCGCAAGGCACTGCCAGCCACAGTGAagattttcacttcctttctcaaCTTTCAAATCCTCCAGGAGGACTACAAACTCTTCCTTTCTATACTTCTGATGTGTCACCCAATAAGACAGAGATGGCCTTTTCCACATCCTTGAGCCCTCACTGTAATGTGAAAACGCACTCCTTCCACCAGGGACAAGCTTTTGTTCGTCGAGATGAAGAGGGAGGCTGGAAGTTTACCTGGGTCCCTAAGCAGTCTTAG